In Thunnus thynnus chromosome 4, fThuThy2.1, whole genome shotgun sequence, a genomic segment contains:
- the slc6a14 gene encoding LOW QUALITY PROTEIN: sodium- and chloride-dependent neutral and basic amino acid transporter B(0+) (The sequence of the model RefSeq protein was modified relative to this genomic sequence to represent the inferred CDS: substituted 1 base at 1 genomic stop codon), giving the protein MRKYGWNSFKDLIFSNPAVVDQDPHVDDGDENSDRGNWTSKQEYILSTIGYAVGLGNIWRFPYLAYKNGGGAFLVPYFVMLVVAGIPLFFLESAFGQFCSQGPINIWRAVPILQGVGVAMVMVTLIVSIYYNVIIAYSLYYMFASFQSPLPWSSCLSGAHSNCSDTPLVYCNVSGVLVANWTQENSTCPSSNMITVPVQSPSEQYWDRVALQRSSGLDETGPVVWHLALCLLLSSMIVAAALIRGIKSSGKVVYFTATFPYVVIVILLIRGVTLEGANDGIEFYIGSQSNWTKLTEAQVWKDAATQTFYSLSIAWGGVMTLASYNNFHNNVFKDSFVVTLTNAGTSVFAGFAIFSILGHMAHIYKLPVGEVVKEGFGLAFIAYPDALSKLPISPLWSILFFFMLLTVGLDSQFAGIEVITTCLIDAFPKTFKSKRALVTIMTSVILYLLGLPCVTRAGIYWVTLIDQFVASWVLLILALMEIIGVSYIYGGNRFIKDLEMMLGTKSFGFWLWWRACWFFISPFIIVVILVWSLMTVTPPTYEAVQYPGWGLALGWCMVAFILLWIPVIAVYKMMRAEGNPWKVCVLRFFQXMPGDDLQIKICSNTLMSYFPQRLKSFCSPSEKWHPYLDIHRTERYTEEHCHRRKNRNNKPETNVNVISSSWL; this is encoded by the exons ATGAGGAAATACGGCTGGAACAGTTTCAAGGATTTAATTTTCAGTAATCCTGCTGTTGTCGACCAG GACCCACATGTGGATGATGGTGATGAGAATTCTGATCGTGGGAACTGGACTAGTAAGCAGGAGTATATCCTTTCTACAATTGGTTATGCTGTTGGACTGGGAAATATCTGGAGGTTTCCATATTTGGCCTACAAGAATGGAGGGG GGGCCTTTCTTGTACCCTACTTTGTGATGCTTGTGGTGGCTGGaattcctcttttctttctggaAAGTGCCTTCGGGCAATTCTGCAGCCAAGGCCCAATCAACATATGGAGAGCAGTGCCAATACTGCAGG gtGTTGGTGTTGCCATGGTTATGGTGACTCTAATTGTGTCCATCTACTATAACGTAATCATCGCCTACAGCCTGTACTACATGTTCGCCTCCTTCCAGTCTCCTCTGCCGTGGTCCAGCTGCCTCAGCGGGGCTCACAGTAACTGCAGTGACACGCCTTTAG TGTATTGCAATGTAAGTGGTGTTTTAGTGGCAAACTGGACGCAGGAAAACAGCACCTGTCCTTCATCTAACATGATCACAGTACCAGTTCAGAGCCCAAGTGAGCAGTACTGGGA TCGTGTGGCTCTGCAGAGATCCAGTGGTCTAGATGAAACAGGACCAGTAGTTTGGCACTTGgctctctgtctgctgctgagCTCCATGATTGTTGCTGCAGCGCTCATCAGAGGTATCAAGTCATCTGGCAAA GTTGTGTATTTCACAGCTACATTCCCTTACGTGGTGATTGTGATCCTGCTGATCAGAGGTGTGACACTGGAGGGAGCTAATGATGGGATAGAGTTCTACATTGGTTCCCAATCCAACTGGACTAAACTGACTGAAGCACAG gtCTGGAAAGACGCTGCAACTCAGACCTTCTACTCTCTGTCTATTGCCTGGGGTGGAGTCATGACTCTTGCTTCCTATAATAACTTCCACAACAACGTGTTCAAGGACTCATTTGTTGTAACACTTACTAATGCTG GCACCAGTGTGTTTGCAGGCTTTGCCATATTTTCAATTTTGGGTCACATGGCTCACATCTATAAACTGCCTGTTGGAGAAGTAGTGAAGGAAG GATTTGGCCTGGCATTCATTGCATATCCAGATGCTCTTTCTAAGCTACCCATTTCCCCTCTGTGGTCCATTCTGTTCTTTTTCATGCTTCTGACTGTTGGACTAGACTCCCAGTTTGCAGGAATAG AGGTGATAACAACCTGCCTGATCGATGCCTTCCCAAAAACCTTCAAATCCAAACGTGCCTTAGTGACCATAATGACCAGTGTCATCCTCTACCTCCTGGGCCTGCCTTGTGTCACAAGG GCAGGAATATACTGGGTGACTCTAATTGACCAGTTTGTTGCCAGCTGGGTGCTGCTAATTTTGGCTCTGATGGAGATCATTGGTGTCTCCTACATATACG GAGGAAACCGTTTTATCAAAGACCTTGAGATGATGCTTGGCACTAAGAGTTTTGGTTTCTGGCTGTGGTGGAGAGCATGTTGGTTCTTCATCAGCCCCTTCATCATAGTG GTGATCCTGGTCTGGTCTCTGATGACCGTTACACCCCCCACCTATGAAGCAGTCCAGTACCCAGGCTGGGGCTTGGCTCTGGGCTGGTGCATGGTTGCATTCATCCTCCTCTGGATCCCTGTTATCGCTGTGTATAAGATGATGAGAGCAGAGGGAAATCCctggaaggtgtgtgt ACTGAGATTTTTTCAATAAATGCCAGGAGATGATCTCCAGATAAAAATCTGTAGCAATACCCTGATGTCTTACTTTCCACAGCGTCTGAAGTCATTTTGCTCTCCCTCTGAAAAATGGCATCCTTACCTGGACATCCATCGCACAGAGCGCTACACAGAAGAACACTGCCACCGTAGGAAGAATCGCAACAACAAACCagaaacaaatgtaaatgtgatcTCCAGCTCATGGCTCTga
- the fmoda gene encoding LOW QUALITY PROTEIN: fibromodulin a (The sequence of the model RefSeq protein was modified relative to this genomic sequence to represent the inferred CDS: inserted 1 base in 1 codon), which translates to MRLVIIFLLSALLPLCLSHGPDPFGWLYGRQNHYFGSLQADTTGGECPSECDCPPSFPIAMYCDGRGLTAMPTIPSRIKYLYLQNNAITAMPDSSLVNATNLVWLMLHHNQLTSDAIGKKAFLKLXGLERLYLQHNNLTSIPSNLPRSLRDLRINHNKIEKVTPADLEGMDNLTILYLHDNAVTDMGTSLRALISLTLLDISGNKLTKVPEALPEHLHQLYLESNAIDSLPEGFLGRFTQLQYVRMAHNQLTDKGIPANTFNVTGLVELDLSFNKLERIPPVSTTLQHLYLQANQIKEFSLGSFCSVVDVTNFSKLRTLRLDGNEISRQDIPTDSSLCLRLASNIEV; encoded by the exons ATGCGTCTGGTGATTATTTTCCTCTTGTCTGCCCTGCTGCCACTTTGCCTCTCCCATGGACCAGATCCCTTCGGCTGGCTGTATGGCCGGCAGAACCACTATTTTGGCTCCCTGCAGGCAGACACCACAGGAGGAGAGTGTCCCTCTGAGTGTGATTGCCCACCTTCCTTTCCCATTGCCATGTACTGTGATGGGCGGGGCCTGACAGCCATGCCAACAATCCCCTCCCGTATCAAGTATTTGTACCTCCAAAACAATGCCATCACAGCCATGCCCGACTCATCTCTGGTCAATGCAACCAATCTGGTGTGGCTCATGCTCCACCACAACCAGCTGACATCTGATGCCATTGGCAAGAAG GCATTTCTGAAGT GGGGACTGGAGCGTTTatatctgcagcacaacaatTTGACCAGCATTCCTTCTAACCTCCCTCGTTCCCTGCGAGACCTGAGAATCAACCATAACAAGATTGAAAAG GTAACACCTGCAGACCTAGAGGGAATGGATAACCTCACTATCCTGTATCTCCATGACAACGCTGTCACAGACATGGGCACATCACTGAGGGCACTTATATCCCTCACACTGCTGGACATCAGCGGCAACAAACTGACAaag GTCCCGGAGGCTCTCCCCGAACATCTGCACCAACTCTACCTCGAGTCCAACGCCATTGACTCTCTACCAGAGGGCTTCCTGGGACGTTTCACACAGTTGCAGTATGTCAGAATGGCCCACAACCAGCTCACAGACAAGGGCATCCCTGCCAACACCTTTAATGTGACTGGACTGGTGGAGCTGGACCTGAGCTTCAACAAACTGGAGAGAATCCCTCCAGTCAGTACTACACTACAACATCTCTATCTGCAAGCCAACCAGATCAAAG AGTTCTCTCTGGGCAGTTTCTGCAGCGTTGTGGATGTGACCAACTTCTCCAAGCTGCGGACGCTGCGACTGGACGGGAACGAGATCAGTCGCCAGGACATCCCCACAGATTCATCACTCTGCCTGCGCTTGGCCTCCAACATTGAGGTCTAA